One genomic region from Balaenoptera acutorostrata chromosome 1, mBalAcu1.1, whole genome shotgun sequence encodes:
- the LOC103002500 gene encoding left-right determination factor 2-like isoform X1 — translation MRPLWLCWALWALPLAGPGAALTEERVLGRLLRQLRLSEAPVLDEADVERLVIPAHVRAQYVALLQRSHGARSRGKRFSQNFREVAGRFLVSEVSSHLLVFHMEQRLPPHSELVQAVLRLFQEPVPKAAFRSHERLFPRSDRARVTVQWLHVRDDGSNRTSLIDSRLVSVHESGWKALDVTDAVNFWQQLRRPRQPLLLQVSVQREHLGPLASSAHRLVRFASQGPSGTGQREPQLELHTLDLRDYGAQGNCDPKAPVTEGTRCCRREVYIDLQGMKWAENWVLEPPGFLVYECVGTCQQPPEPLTFKWPFLGPRQCIASETTSLPMIVSIPEGGKPRTQVVSLPNMRVQKCSCAWDGVPVPRKLEP, via the exons ATGCGGCCCCTCTGGCTCTGCTGGGCGCTCTGGGCGCTGCCCCTGGCCGGCCCCGGGGCGGCCCTGACCGAGGAGCGGGTCCTGGGCCGCCTGCTGCGGCAGCTGCGCCTCAGCGAGGCTCCCGTCCTGGACGAGGCCGATGTGGAGAGGCTGGTCATCCCTGCCCACGTGAGGGCCCAGTACGTGGCCCTGCTGCAGCGCAGTCACGGGGCCCGCTCCCGGGGGAAGAGGTTCAGCCAGAACTTCCGAG AGGTGGCCGGCAGGTTCCTGGTGTCCGAGGTCTCCTCGCACCTGCTGGTGTTCCACATGGAGCAGCGGCTGCCGCCCCACAGCGAGCTGGTGCAGGCCGTGCTGCGCCTCTTCCAGGAGCCGGTCCCCAAGGCCGCGTTCCGCAGCCACGAGCGGCTCTTCCCGCGCAGCGACCGCGCCCGGGTCACCGTCCAGTGGCTGCACGTCCGCGACGACGGTTCCAACCGCACCTCCCTCATCGACTCCAG GCTGGTGTCCGTCCACGAGAGCGGCTGGAAGGCCTTGGACGTGACGGATGCCGTGAACTTCTGGCAGCAGCTGCGCCGGCCCCGGCAGCCGCTGCTGCTGCAGGTGTCGGTGCAGCGGGAGCACCTGGGCCCGCTGGCCTCCAGTGCCCACAGGCTGGTCCGCTTCGCCTCGCAGGGGCCGTCGGGCACCGGGCAGCGGGAGCCCCAGCTAGAGCTGCACACCCTGGACCTCAGGGATTACGG AGCTCAGGGAAACTGTGATCCTAAGGCACCAGTGACCGAGGGCACCCGCTGCTGCCGCCGGGAGGTGTACATTGACCTGCAGGGGATGAAGTGGGCTGAGAACTGGGTCCTGGAGCCCCCAGGCTTCCTGGTCTATGAGTGTGTGGGCACCTGCCAGCAGCCCCCAGAGCCCCTGACCTTCAAGTGGCCATTTTTGGGGCCTCGACAGTGCATCGCCTCAGAGACGACCTCGCTGCCCATGATTGTCAGCATCCCGGAGGGAGGCAAGCCCAGGACCCAGGTGGTCAGCTTGCCCAACATGAGGGTGCAGAAGTGCAGCTGTGCCTGGGACGGGGTGCCTGTACCAAGGAAGCTGGAGCCGTAG
- the LOC103002500 gene encoding left-right determination factor 2-like isoform X2 gives MRPLWLCWALWALPLAGPGAALTEERVLGRLLRQLRLSEAPVLDEADVERLVIPAHVRAQYVALLQRSHGARSRGKRFSQNFREVAGRFLVSEAAFRSHERLFPRSDRARVTVQWLHVRDDGSNRTSLIDSRLVSVHESGWKALDVTDAVNFWQQLRRPRQPLLLQVSVQREHLGPLASSAHRLVRFASQGPSGTGQREPQLELHTLDLRDYGAQGNCDPKAPVTEGTRCCRREVYIDLQGMKWAENWVLEPPGFLVYECVGTCQQPPEPLTFKWPFLGPRQCIASETTSLPMIVSIPEGGKPRTQVVSLPNMRVQKCSCAWDGVPVPRKLEP, from the exons ATGCGGCCCCTCTGGCTCTGCTGGGCGCTCTGGGCGCTGCCCCTGGCCGGCCCCGGGGCGGCCCTGACCGAGGAGCGGGTCCTGGGCCGCCTGCTGCGGCAGCTGCGCCTCAGCGAGGCTCCCGTCCTGGACGAGGCCGATGTGGAGAGGCTGGTCATCCCTGCCCACGTGAGGGCCCAGTACGTGGCCCTGCTGCAGCGCAGTCACGGGGCCCGCTCCCGGGGGAAGAGGTTCAGCCAGAACTTCCGAG AGGTGGCCGGCAGGTTCCTGGTGTCCGAG GCCGCGTTCCGCAGCCACGAGCGGCTCTTCCCGCGCAGCGACCGCGCCCGGGTCACCGTCCAGTGGCTGCACGTCCGCGACGACGGTTCCAACCGCACCTCCCTCATCGACTCCAG GCTGGTGTCCGTCCACGAGAGCGGCTGGAAGGCCTTGGACGTGACGGATGCCGTGAACTTCTGGCAGCAGCTGCGCCGGCCCCGGCAGCCGCTGCTGCTGCAGGTGTCGGTGCAGCGGGAGCACCTGGGCCCGCTGGCCTCCAGTGCCCACAGGCTGGTCCGCTTCGCCTCGCAGGGGCCGTCGGGCACCGGGCAGCGGGAGCCCCAGCTAGAGCTGCACACCCTGGACCTCAGGGATTACGG AGCTCAGGGAAACTGTGATCCTAAGGCACCAGTGACCGAGGGCACCCGCTGCTGCCGCCGGGAGGTGTACATTGACCTGCAGGGGATGAAGTGGGCTGAGAACTGGGTCCTGGAGCCCCCAGGCTTCCTGGTCTATGAGTGTGTGGGCACCTGCCAGCAGCCCCCAGAGCCCCTGACCTTCAAGTGGCCATTTTTGGGGCCTCGACAGTGCATCGCCTCAGAGACGACCTCGCTGCCCATGATTGTCAGCATCCCGGAGGGAGGCAAGCCCAGGACCCAGGTGGTCAGCTTGCCCAACATGAGGGTGCAGAAGTGCAGCTGTGCCTGGGACGGGGTGCCTGTACCAAGGAAGCTGGAGCCGTAG
- the PYCR2 gene encoding pyrroline-5-carboxylate reductase 2 isoform X2 produces the protein MAFQPAPKVIRCMTNTPVLVREGATVYATGTHALVEDGQLLEQLMSSVGFCTEVEEDLIDAVTGLSGSGPAYAFMALDALADGGVKMGLPRRLAVRLGAQALLGAAKMLLDSEQHPGQLKDNVCSPGGATIHALHVLESGGFRSLLINAVEASCIQTRELQSMADQEKVSPAALKKTLLDRVKLDSRTVTSLTPSSSGKLLTRSPVPGGKKD, from the exons ATGGCATTCCAGCCGGCCCCCAAGGTGATCCGCTGCATGACCAACACGCCCGTGTTGGTGCGAGAGGGCGCGACAGTGTATGCCACGGGCACCCACGCCCTGGTGGAGGATGGGCAGCTCCTGGAGCAGCTCATGAGCAGCGTGGGCTTCTGCACTGAGGTGGAGGAGGACCTGATTGACGCCGTCACGGGGCTCAGCGGCAGCGGGCCTGCCTAT GCGTTCATGGCCCTGGACGCGTTGGCCGACGGTGGGGTGAAGATGGGCCTGCCGAGGCGCCTGGCTGTCCGACTGGGGGCCCAGGCCTTGCTG GGGGCTGCCAAGATGCTGCTGGACTCAGAGCAGCATCCGGGCCAGCTCAAGGACAATGTCTGCTCCCCTGGGGGGGCCACCATCCACGCCCTGCACGTCCTAGAGAGTGGGGGCTTCCGCTCCCTGCTCATCAACGCAGTTGAGGCCTCCTGCATCCAGACACG AGAGCTGCAGTCCATGGCCGACCAAGAAAAGGTCTCCCCAGCTGCCCTCAAGAAGACCCTCCTGGACAGAGTGAAGCTGGACTCCCGCACAGTGACCTCACTGACCCCCTCCAGCTCAGGGAAGCTCCTCACAAGAAGCCCAGTCCCAGGAGGCAAGAAGGACTAA
- the PYCR2 gene encoding pyrroline-5-carboxylate reductase 2 isoform X1 encodes MSVGFIGAGQLACALARGFTAAGILSAHKIIASSPDMDLPTVSALRKMGVNLTRSNKETVRHSDVLFLAVKPHIIPFILDKIGADVQARHIVVSCAAGVTISSVEKKLMAFQPAPKVIRCMTNTPVLVREGATVYATGTHALVEDGQLLEQLMSSVGFCTEVEEDLIDAVTGLSGSGPAYAFMALDALADGGVKMGLPRRLAVRLGAQALLGAAKMLLDSEQHPGQLKDNVCSPGGATIHALHVLESGGFRSLLINAVEASCIQTRELQSMADQEKVSPAALKKTLLDRVKLDSRTVTSLTPSSSGKLLTRSPVPGGKKD; translated from the exons ATGAGCGTGGGCTTCATCGGCGCTGGCCAGCTGGCCTGTGCCCTGGCGCGGGGCTTCACGGCCGCAG GCATCCTGTCGGCTCACAAGATAATAGCCAGCTCCCcggacatggacctgcccacagTGTCCGCGCTCAGG AAGATGGGTGTGAACCTGACCCGGAGTAATAAGGAGACAGTGAGGCACAGTGATGTCCTGTTCCTAGCCGTGAAGCCACACATCATCCCCTTCATCCTGGACAAGATCGGGGCCGACGTTCAGGCCAGGCACATTGTGGTGTCCTGCGCGGCAGGTGTCACCATCAGCTCTGTCGAGAAG AAGCTGATGGCATTCCAGCCGGCCCCCAAGGTGATCCGCTGCATGACCAACACGCCCGTGTTGGTGCGAGAGGGCGCGACAGTGTATGCCACGGGCACCCACGCCCTGGTGGAGGATGGGCAGCTCCTGGAGCAGCTCATGAGCAGCGTGGGCTTCTGCACTGAGGTGGAGGAGGACCTGATTGACGCCGTCACGGGGCTCAGCGGCAGCGGGCCTGCCTAT GCGTTCATGGCCCTGGACGCGTTGGCCGACGGTGGGGTGAAGATGGGCCTGCCGAGGCGCCTGGCTGTCCGACTGGGGGCCCAGGCCTTGCTG GGGGCTGCCAAGATGCTGCTGGACTCAGAGCAGCATCCGGGCCAGCTCAAGGACAATGTCTGCTCCCCTGGGGGGGCCACCATCCACGCCCTGCACGTCCTAGAGAGTGGGGGCTTCCGCTCCCTGCTCATCAACGCAGTTGAGGCCTCCTGCATCCAGACACG AGAGCTGCAGTCCATGGCCGACCAAGAAAAGGTCTCCCCAGCTGCCCTCAAGAAGACCCTCCTGGACAGAGTGAAGCTGGACTCCCGCACAGTGACCTCACTGACCCCCTCCAGCTCAGGGAAGCTCCTCACAAGAAGCCCAGTCCCAGGAGGCAAGAAGGACTAA